Proteins from one Podospora pseudoanserina strain CBS 124.78 chromosome 1, whole genome shotgun sequence genomic window:
- the ATP10 gene encoding Mitochondrial ATPase complex subunit atp10 (BUSCO:EOG09263UN3; COG:O; EggNog:ENOG503NY67) translates to MTTTAAMLAARTGLRTGARVSTCLVCQWRTFSTTGYQRLPTDHTPGAAAPDGKPKPRQTFAPAPVAATEPAPDSPLAHAPRSYGKKVKDFTPTPLSRPIGMNTPPAAGQNTGIDHRTFKQRRDDFVDYERHLAKREYLKNKVSRPYFRDWVNLSFHKGKTFLAPPRLFKADLSLYFPNLFGRTLASRQKADTTPLLAGHASVVTVFSGMWAENQIKTFVSPEQNPALHQVLKESGGRAQLVQINVEEDWMKMMLIKLFSWSLRNKVGKENWHRYFLVRKGITDEIRESVGLLNSKVGYTYLMDHRCRIRWAGSGSAEGDEREGLVKGVRRLLEEIKAEGVTGGVAEGHVLKPLAAGKPTTGDKK, encoded by the exons ACAGGCGCAAGGGTATCAACCTGCCTTGTTTGTCAATGGCGCACCTTTAGCACCACTGGCTACCAGCGGCTTCCCACAGACCACACACCCGGCGCCGCCGCTCCGGACGGGAAACCGAAACCGAGACAGACCTTCGCCCCGGCCCCGGTAGCCGCCACGGAGCCGGCTCCGGACAGCCCCTTAGCCCACGCCCCTCGGTCCTACGGCAAGAAAGTAAAAGACTTCACACCTACCCCTCTGTCAAGACCAATTGGCATGAACACGCCCCCCGCCGCGGGACAAAACACCGGCATCGACCACCGAACCTTCAAACAGCGCCGTGATGACTTCGTAGACTACGAAAGACATCTCGCCAAGCGGGAGTACCT CAAAAACAAAGTCTCTCGTCCCTACTTCCGCGACTGggtcaacctctccttccacaAAGGCAAAACCTTCCTCGCGCCCCCCCGCCTCTTCAAAGCCGACCTCTCCCTCTActtccccaacctcttcGGCCGCACCCTGGCCTCCCGCCAAAAAGcagacaccacccccctcctcgccggccACGCCTCCGTTGTCACCGTCTTCAGCGGCATGTGGGCCGAGAACCAGATCAAGACCTTTGTCTCCCCCGAGCAAAACCCTGCCCTGCACCAGGTCCTCAAAGAGAGCGGCGGCAGGGCGCAGCTGGTGCAGATCAACGTCGAGGAGGactggatgaagatgatgttgatcaAGCTGTTTTCCTGGTCGTTGAGGAACAAGGTGGGCAAGGAGAATTGGCACAGGTATTTCCttgtgaggaaggggatcACGGATGAGATCAGGGAGAGCGTGGGGCTGTTGAACAGCAAGGTTGGGTATACTTATCTGATGGATCATCGGTGCAGGATACGATGGGCGGGGAGTGGTAGtgcggagggggatgagagggaggggttggtgaagggggtgaggaggttgctggaggagatcaaggctgaGGGTGTGACTGGGGGTGTAGCTGAGGGGCATGTTCTGAAGCCTCTGGCGGCTGGCAAGCCTACTACTGGAGACAAGAAATAG